GTCTGTTGGGTCTGAGGTTGCGGATTTTTATCCTGCTCCCAGGCTTGCCAGATCATGAAAGACACGAACAGCAAAGCGATGACTAAAAGATTGCGTTGCGAATCCATCGTTAGTGTTCTCTGGTATCAAATGGTCCGGGCGGGACGGGATCGTCACCACCAGGGTGTAAAGGGTGGCATTTTAATACGCGTTTCACCGTCAACCAACTGCCTTTTATCACTCCAAACCTGCGCAATGCCTCAATTCCGTAGCTTGAACACGTTGGAGTGAAACGGCAATGCGGCCCAAGCAGCGGACTGATCAGGCGTTGATAGACCCGAATAAGGGCTATCAGGACCCGCGAGCCAGGCGACAATGGCGGCGCCATAATTTTTCCAACGCTTCCGAGAGAGCACGGTTATCGAGGTCGGCAACCCCTTTTTTCGCCACCACTACGAAGTCCATTGCTGGCAATTCGTGTTGACGCAGACGAAAGCTTTCACGCGTCAGACGTTTAATCCGATTGCGTTCATGCGCGCGTCGAACGTTTTTCTTGGCGACAGT
The sequence above is drawn from the Citrobacter amalonaticus genome and encodes:
- the rnpA gene encoding ribonuclease P protein component, producing MVKLAFPRELRLLTPAHFTFVFQQPQRAGTPQITILGRLNSLGHPRIGLTVAKKNVRRAHERNRIKRLTRESFRLRQHELPAMDFVVVAKKGVADLDNRALSEALEKLWRRHCRLARGS
- the yidD gene encoding membrane protein insertion efficiency factor YidD; its protein translation is MAPPLSPGSRVLIALIRVYQRLISPLLGPHCRFTPTCSSYGIEALRRFGVIKGSWLTVKRVLKCHPLHPGGDDPVPPGPFDTREH